Proteins co-encoded in one Garra rufa chromosome 7, GarRuf1.0, whole genome shotgun sequence genomic window:
- the LOC141337877 gene encoding uncharacterized protein, whose translation MATHDEVSPSDSGCLRILLFGDTGSGKSATENTIFGNYEFYSEASSQLVTTVCQKGVGEVDGRSVAVIDTPGLFDPTLTKEQVVEEIMTCISLSAPGPHAIIIVLNLGKITQEEKDTLDMIKIIFGPKAADFCIVLFTREDDLRRQTIEQYVERRDELKKLITYCGNRFMTFNTETQDQTQVTQLINMIEEMNHGQYFTNELFEEAVISIEQRMNMIEENERKNQARVEELAKYDMEVKRVKKRLEEKKQRTIEERERLKNKFREQEERFRREFEEKEKSEQKKRETEDQKRSEEEKQQRAEYDQRIKEMKREIEDQRIQYEKQLKEREEEERKREEEYQQDQEKMKNDHEHIMAELRKKLKEEIEKSDLKEQMRKKQEEKKREEWKRKIKEAENDKETQEKIKQQQREWEEEKKQQMREREEEERERKEKHNGQLREIIQELENRRKNLERVREEEQQMTEEERMKLKREREQKEREYEEKINEMERSYEQLQWERKEEWTRRKLEDEERRVEKRKRWEKMMEEMKQEQEEEIRRREREERERVDREEKYYEEMKQKHEKKIEKMKKKHEDEARKQREELNFRERKELHIQELKDRLEQLNEIKCLRKDQ comes from the exons ATGGCCACGC ATGATGAAGTTTCTCCATCAGATTCAGGATGTTTGAGAATCTTGCTGTTTGGGGATACAGGAAGTGGAAAGTCTGCCACAGAAAACACTATCTTCGGAAACTATGAGTTTTACAGTGAGGCTAGTTCACAGTTGGTGACCACTGTTTGTCAGAAGGGAGTTGGTGAAGTTGATGGTCGATCAGTAGCTGTTATTGATACTCCAGGACTCTTTGACCCGACACTGACAAAAGAACAAGTGGTGGAAGAAATAATGACCTGTATTTCACTGTCAGCACCTGGACCACATGCGATCATCATTGTGCTGAATTTGGGAAAAATCACTCAAGAAGAGAAAGACACTTTAGACATGATCAAGATCATCTTTGGACCAAAAGCAGCAGATTTCTGCATTGTTCTCTTCACTAGAGAAGATGACCTGAGACGACAAACAATAGAACAATATGTAGAGAGACGTGATGAACTCAAGAAACTGATCACATATTGTGGAAACAGATTCATGACTTTTAACACAGAAACACAAGATCAGACACAAGTTACTCAGTTGATCAATATGATAGAAGAGATGAATCATGGCCAATACTTCACTAATGAGCTGTTTGAGGAGGCAGTAATCTCCATTGAACAGAGAATGAACATGATagaagaaaatgaaagaaaaaatcaGGCTCGAGTTGAAGAATTGGCCAAATATGACATGGAAGTCAAAAGAGTGAAAAAGAGACTGGAGGAGAAGAAACAAAGGACAATTGAGGAAAGAGAGAGACTGAAGAACAAGTTCAGAGAACAAGAGGAAAGATTCAGGAGAGAGTTTGAGGAGAAAGAAAAATCAGAGCAGAAGAAACGAGAGACAGAAGATCAGAAACGATCAGAAGAGGAGAAACAGCAAAGAGCTGAATATGATCAAAGAATAAAGGAGATGAAGAGAGAGATTGAAGATCAGAGAATACAGTATGAAAAACAGCTAAAAGAAAGAGAAGaagaggagagaaagagagaagaagAATATCAACAAGATCAAGAAAAGATGAAAAATGATCATGAACACATCATGGCAGAattaagaaaaaaactgaaagagGAAATAGAAAAGAGTGATTTAAAGGAACAAATGAGGAAGaaacaagaagaaaaaaagagagaagaatggaagagaaaaataaaagaagCTGAAAATGACAAAGAGACTCAAGAGAAAATCAAACAACAGCAGAGAGAATGGGAGGAAGAGAAGAAACAACAGATGAGAGAACGAGAAGAagaggaaagagagagaaaagagaaaCACAATGGTCAGCTAAGAGAAATAATTCAAGAACTGGAGAACAGGAGAAAAAACTTAGAAAGAGTAAGAGAAGAAGAACAACAGATGACAGAGGAGGagagaatgaaactgaagagagagagagaacagaaAGAAAGGGAATATGAAGAAAAGATAAATGAAATGGAGAGAAGTTATGAGCAGCTGCAGTGGGAGAGAAAAGAGGAGTGGACGAGAAGAAAACTAGAGGATGAAGAGAGACGAGTGGAGAAGAGAAAGAGATGGGAGAAAATGATGGAAGAGATGAAACAAGAGCAAGAGGAGGAGATCAGgagaagagaaagagaggagaGAGAAAGAGTAGACAGagaagaaaaatattatgaaGAAATGAAACAGAAACATGAAAAGAAAATAGAGAAGATGAAGAAGAAACATGAAGATGAAGCCAGAAAACAAAGAGAGGAATTGAATTTCAGAGAGAGAAAAGAGCTGCACATTCAGGAGCTCAAGGACAGACTTGAACaactaaatgaaattaaatgtttgAGAAAGGATCAATGA